Proteins found in one Gigantopelta aegis isolate Gae_Host chromosome 12, Gae_host_genome, whole genome shotgun sequence genomic segment:
- the LOC121386115 gene encoding beta-2 adrenergic receptor-like — MLLISVFIAIVNILTVVTIWRTRKLRTISNMFVTSLSLGDLLFGLLMPVGIFVSTGFPQSVLSTSIFLCHMPIMIFVCLNTQSFTTITLIGVERFIYIVYPYKYPNLVTKTKVLFGITFTWIAGVFMDVAVMSSIAWEKRCNSNSTVNPNMIMAGIGVYTFLAITVGVMYSYITYVAFKHMTSIHAQTRGGVVNSLRRSSFKAVKLFLAVYSVFILCWIPFFVLNVVGTSLAKSIATSLAFLSSGLNFCVYVWMNPAFRMGVRNVCFSMSPSSSVTDSFAMH, encoded by the coding sequence ATGTTGTTAATATCTGTGTTTATTGCTATTGTTAACATTCTCACTGTTGTCACCATCTGGCGAACGCGCAAACTCAGAACTATTTCCAACATGTTTGTGACGTCACTTTCCCTAGGCGACCTACTTTTTGGACTTCTAATGCCCGTCGGGATTTTCGTTTCTACAGGATTTCCTCAATCTGTTTTGAGCACCAGCATATTTCTTTGCCACATGCCGATCATGATTTTCGTATGTCTGAACACCCAGTCTTTCACGACCATCACATTGATTGGTGTGGAGCGCTTTATTTACATCGTGTATCCCTACAAGTACCCGAATCTTGTGACCAAAACTAAAGTGTTATTTGGAATTACGTTTACGTGGATTGCCGGCGTATTCATGGATGTGGCGGTAATGAGCTCCATAGCCTGGGAGAAGCGGTGTAACTCCAACAGCACAGTTAACCCTAACATGATCATGGCTGGAATTGGCGTCTATACGTTTCTGGCGATTACTGTTGGTGTCATGTATTCCTACATCACGTACGTGGCGTTCAAACACATGACGTCAATTCACGCCCAAACACGGGGAGGCGTCGTCAACTCGCTGCGACGTTCTAGTTTCAAAGCAGTCAAACTCTTTTTGGCTGTCTATTCTGTTTTCATTCTATGCTGGATTCCATTCTTCGTGCTCAACGTGGTTGGGACCTCGCTAGCTAAATCGATTGCCACCAGCCTTGCGTTTCTGAGTTCTGGTTTAAATTTCTGTGTGTACGTGTGGATGAACCCAGCGTTCAGAATGGGCGTTAGAAACGTGTGCTTCTCCATGTCCCCTTCCAGTAGTGTGACAGATTCCTTCGCCATGCattaa